Proteins co-encoded in one Arachis stenosperma cultivar V10309 chromosome 7, arast.V10309.gnm1.PFL2, whole genome shotgun sequence genomic window:
- the LOC130939278 gene encoding uncharacterized protein At4g04775-like: protein MMSEGSSSCTRPRGESSCAVPGGFERDPVAPKCYCGVYAIMYKSRTTSNPNRVFLGCPLFKAKESYCQNFVWMDEHLKKIRAVEPEGLGAADEAEGVAIEEQMLRNQDIEEKLEELKRKMLSIESKKT, encoded by the exons ATGATGAGTGAAGGGAGCTCTTCATGCACAAGACCTAGAGGGGAATCTTCATGCGCTGTTCCAGGAGGATTTGAGCGAGATCCGGTTGCGCCCAAGTGCTACTGCGGCGTCTATGCCATTATGTACAAGTCAAGAACGACTAGTAACCCCAATAGAGTGTTTCTTGGGTGTCCATTATTCAAG GCTAAAGAATCGTATTGTCAAAACTTTGTCTGGATGGATGaacatttgaaaaaaattaggGCTGTGGAGCCTGAAGGCTTGGGTGCGGCAGATGAAGCTGAGGGAGTAGCCATTGAAGAACAGATGCTTCGAAACCAGGATATTGAGGAAAAATTAGAAGAGTTGAAGAGGAAGATGTTGTCTATTGAAAGCAAAAAAACTTGA
- the LOC130940838 gene encoding cysteine proteinase inhibitor 3-like isoform X1, with translation MYINLSPLINMPDVRLFSKIDARCALYSHHKPLTLFSAVTLTSLASSPWILPRSLQTRDLNSSLELVRVISAKEQVVAGSIYEITMVAKDGDEKKQVYEAKVLVKPWLNFKELQEFKLVTDDDNENDNAASVSRALI, from the exons ATGTATATAAATTTGTCTCCTTTAATAAACATGCCCGATGTGCGACTTTTCTCTAAGATAGATGCCCGATGTGCACTTTACTCCCACCATAAACCCCTAACCCTCTTCTCGGCGGTGACTCTGACTTCCCTCGCAAGTTCTCCGTGGATTCTCCCTCGGTCGCTGCAAACTCGTGACCTg AATTCAAGCTTGGAGCTTGTGAGGGTGATAAGTGCAAAGGAGCAAGTAGTTGCTGGAAGCATATATGAAATAACTATGGTGGCAAAAGATGGTGATGAGAAGAAACAAGTTTATGAAGCCAAAGTGTTGGTGAAGCCATGGTTGAACTTCAAGGAGCTGCAAGAGTTCAAGCTTGTTactgatgatgataatgaaaatGATAATGCTGCTTCAGTGTCTAGAGCACTTATCTAG
- the LOC130940839 gene encoding cysteine proteinase inhibitor-like has translation MATLGGNRVVEGSQNSIEIQNLARFALQEHNKKSNSSLELVRVISAKEQVVAGSIYEITMVAKDGDEKKQVYEAKVLVKPWLNFKELQEFKLVTDDDNENDNAASVSRALI, from the exons ATGGCTACACTAGGTGGCAATCGTGTGGTTGAAGGAAGCCAGAACAGCATTGAGATCCAGAACCTTGCTCGCTTTGCTCTTCAAGAACATAATAAAAAAtcg AATTCAAGCTTGGAGCTTGTGAGGGTGATAAGTGCAAAGGAGCAAGTAGTTGCTGGAAGCATATATGAAATAACTATGGTGGCAAAAGATGGTGATGAGAAGAAACAAGTTTATGAAGCCAAAGTGTTGGTGAAGCCATGGTTGAACTTCAAGGAGCTGCAAGAGTTCAAGCTTGTTactgatgatgataatgaaaatGATAATGCTGCTTCAGTGTCTAGAGCACTTATCTAG